One stretch of Streptomyces sp. A2-16 DNA includes these proteins:
- a CDS encoding epoxide hydrolase family protein, with protein MTSAPTEHTGLVRPFRLDIPQSDLDDLHDRLDRTRWPDDLSATGWAYGVPASYLRELVHHWWHSYDWRAAEARLNEWPQFTTVIDGSTVHFAHIRSPEPDATPLIITHGWPGSIVEFLDVVGPLTDPAAHGGDPADAFHVVVPSIPGFGLSGPPADTGWEAGRIADAWAELMTRLGYERFGAQGGDWGSAISRELGRAHPERIIGVHLNLLPGAQATHEPTEEELAALGPAERERALESWRRWSAWSSEGTGYAVLHSTRPQTLAYALTDSPVGQLAWIVEKFQEWTDSAELPEEAVDRDRLLTNVMLYWLTGTAGSAARIYYERAHATGGRAARPTEFSTAPTALALFPAELQLPLRHKAERTDTVVRWTEFDRGGHFAAMEEPDLLVDDVRAFFRQLRGTG; from the coding sequence ATGACGTCTGCGCCCACAGAGCACACCGGCCTGGTCCGGCCCTTCCGCCTCGACATTCCGCAGAGCGACCTCGACGACCTCCACGATCGGCTCGACCGCACGCGCTGGCCCGACGACCTGTCGGCCACGGGCTGGGCGTACGGCGTGCCAGCCAGCTACCTGCGCGAACTCGTGCACCACTGGTGGCACTCCTACGACTGGCGCGCGGCCGAGGCACGGCTGAACGAGTGGCCGCAGTTCACGACCGTCATCGACGGGTCGACGGTCCACTTCGCCCACATCCGCTCCCCCGAGCCGGACGCCACCCCGCTGATCATCACCCACGGCTGGCCGGGCTCGATCGTCGAGTTCCTGGACGTGGTCGGCCCGTTGACCGATCCGGCGGCCCACGGCGGCGACCCGGCCGACGCCTTCCATGTCGTCGTGCCGAGCATCCCCGGCTTCGGGCTGTCCGGGCCGCCCGCGGACACGGGCTGGGAGGCGGGCCGGATCGCGGACGCGTGGGCCGAGTTGATGACGCGCCTCGGCTACGAGCGGTTCGGCGCGCAGGGCGGTGACTGGGGCTCGGCGATCTCCCGGGAACTGGGCCGCGCCCACCCCGAGCGGATCATCGGCGTCCACCTCAACCTGCTGCCGGGGGCGCAGGCCACGCACGAACCGACCGAGGAGGAGCTCGCCGCGCTCGGGCCCGCGGAACGCGAGCGCGCCCTGGAGTCCTGGCGGCGGTGGAGCGCCTGGTCGAGCGAAGGCACCGGGTACGCCGTCCTGCACTCGACGCGGCCGCAGACCCTCGCCTACGCGCTCACCGACTCGCCGGTCGGCCAACTCGCTTGGATCGTCGAGAAGTTCCAGGAGTGGACCGACTCCGCCGAACTGCCGGAGGAGGCCGTGGACCGGGACCGGCTGCTGACCAACGTGATGCTCTACTGGCTGACCGGGACCGCCGGTTCGGCGGCCCGGATCTACTACGAGCGCGCCCACGCCACGGGCGGGCGGGCGGCCCGGCCCACCGAATTTTCCACCGCGCCGACCGCGCTCGCTCTCTTCCCGGCCGAGCTGCAACTCCCGCTGCGGCACAAGGCGGAGCGCACCGACACCGTCGTGCGCTGGACCGAGTTCGACCGGGGCGGCCACTTCGCGGCGATGGAGGAGCCGGACCTGCTGGTGGACGACGTGCGGGCGTTCTTCCGGCAACTGCGCGGGACGGGCTGA
- a CDS encoding response regulator transcription factor codes for MRPHLALIEDEPDFALMCRSYLERAGFTVTWAMDARAGKSVLHESGVDLAILDLGLPDGSGLELLRALRSTSRLPVIVVSGRAAEADRVAGLEIGADDYLVKPFSQRELVARIHAVLRRSRPPDVPTVFQAGSLVVDTAARQAFVDGTPLTLRPKEFALLEMLAAAPGRVFSAEQLLERIWGSSWQQPATVVEHVYRLRGKLAELSVLAPRITTVRGYGYRLDP; via the coding sequence ATGCGCCCGCACCTCGCCCTGATCGAGGACGAGCCCGACTTCGCACTGATGTGCCGTTCCTATCTGGAGCGGGCCGGATTCACCGTCACCTGGGCCATGGACGCCCGCGCCGGAAAGTCCGTGCTGCACGAGAGCGGCGTCGACCTGGCGATCCTGGACCTGGGTCTCCCGGACGGCAGCGGCCTCGAGCTGCTGCGGGCGCTCAGGTCGACGAGCCGGCTCCCGGTCATCGTGGTCTCGGGCCGCGCCGCGGAGGCGGACCGGGTGGCGGGGCTGGAGATCGGCGCGGACGACTACCTGGTCAAGCCGTTCTCCCAGCGTGAACTGGTGGCCCGTATCCACGCCGTCTTGCGCCGCTCGCGGCCGCCCGACGTCCCGACGGTGTTCCAGGCAGGCTCGCTCGTCGTCGACACGGCGGCGCGGCAGGCCTTTGTCGACGGCACCCCGCTGACCCTGCGCCCCAAGGAGTTCGCCCTGCTGGAGATGCTGGCCGCCGCGCCCGGCCGGGTGTTCTCGGCGGAGCAGCTCCTGGAGCGGATCTGGGGTTCGTCCTGGCAGCAGCCCGCGACCGTGGTCGAACACGTGTACCGACTGCGCGGAAAGCTCGCCGAACTGTCCGTCCTCGCCCCGCGGATCACCACCGTCCGCGGCTACGGTTACCGCCTCGACCCCTGA
- a CDS encoding ATP-dependent Clp protease proteolytic subunit, with translation MANYTIPYVVERTAHGERSSDVFSRLLSERIIFLGTEIDDGVANVVIAQLLHLESAAPENEISIYINSPGGSFTSLMAIYDTMTYVQAPISTLCVGQAASTAAVLLAGGDPGRRLVLEHARVLLGQPASGGNRGAISDLALQAKEMVRIRSQVEEVLARHTHHDVATLRADMDRDKVFTAEEAVAYGLADEVVSRRLVTV, from the coding sequence ATGGCGAACTACACGATTCCGTACGTCGTCGAGCGGACCGCGCACGGCGAGCGCTCCTCCGACGTGTTCAGCCGCCTGCTCTCGGAGCGGATCATCTTCCTCGGCACGGAGATCGACGACGGGGTCGCCAACGTCGTGATCGCGCAGCTCCTGCACCTGGAGTCGGCGGCCCCGGAGAACGAGATCTCGATCTACATCAACTCGCCCGGCGGATCGTTCACCTCGCTCATGGCCATCTACGACACGATGACCTATGTGCAGGCGCCGATCTCCACGCTGTGCGTGGGACAGGCGGCCTCGACGGCGGCCGTTCTGCTGGCCGGGGGCGATCCCGGCCGACGGCTCGTGCTGGAGCACGCGCGTGTGCTGCTCGGCCAGCCGGCCTCCGGCGGCAACCGCGGCGCGATCTCCGACCTCGCCCTGCAGGCCAAGGAGATGGTCCGCATCCGCTCCCAGGTGGAGGAGGTGCTGGCCCGGCACACCCACCACGACGTCGCGACCCTGCGCGCCGACATGGACCGCGACAAGGTGTTCACCGCCGAGGAGGCAGTGGCCTACGGCCTGGCCGACGAGGTGGTGAGCCGGCGCCTCGTGACGGTCTGA
- a CDS encoding VOC family protein, with product MATDGFTTCLWFDGQAEEAAHYYVSVFKNSSIGEIARYPEGAPQPAGSVLTVEFTANGRQFLALNGGPEFKFTEAVSFMIFCENQEEIDYYWTRLTEGGGEPGPCGWLKDRYGLSWQVVPDRLQAMITDPDPARSARVMKAFMAMSKFDIAALDKAYAGE from the coding sequence ATGGCCACCGACGGTTTCACCACTTGTCTCTGGTTCGACGGCCAGGCGGAGGAGGCCGCCCACTACTACGTCTCCGTGTTCAAGAACTCCAGCATCGGCGAGATCGCCCGCTACCCGGAGGGCGCGCCGCAGCCCGCCGGGTCCGTGCTGACCGTCGAGTTCACGGCGAACGGCCGGCAGTTCCTCGCGCTGAACGGCGGCCCCGAGTTCAAGTTCACCGAGGCGGTCTCCTTCATGATCTTCTGCGAGAACCAGGAGGAGATCGACTACTACTGGACCAGGCTCACCGAGGGCGGCGGCGAGCCCGGCCCCTGCGGTTGGCTCAAGGACAGGTACGGCTTGTCCTGGCAGGTCGTGCCGGACCGGCTCCAGGCCATGATCACCGACCCGGACCCGGCGAGGTCGGCCCGCGTGATGAAGGCGTTCATGGCGATGAGCAAGTTCGACATCGCGGCCCTGGACAAGGCATACGCGGGCGAGTGA
- a CDS encoding ribonuclease H, giving the protein MIERMRERLVAACDGASKGNPGPAAWAWVIADESQTPERWEAGPLGRATNNVAELTALERLLTATDPDVPLEIRMDSQYAMKAVTTWLPGWKRNGWKTSAGKPVANQDLVVRIDELLDGRSVEFRYVPAHQVDGDPLNDFADRAASQAAIVQEPASSELGSPPPPPSPDTPKKTDRPARAKSPKRSGGSSSRTIKAKFPGRCLCGRPYAAGEPIAKNTQGWGHPECRTEAAG; this is encoded by the coding sequence ATGATCGAGCGCATGCGTGAACGACTGGTGGCCGCGTGCGACGGGGCTTCGAAGGGGAATCCGGGACCTGCGGCCTGGGCCTGGGTCATCGCCGACGAGTCGCAGACGCCCGAGCGCTGGGAGGCCGGCCCGCTCGGCCGGGCGACCAACAACGTCGCCGAACTCACCGCCCTGGAGCGGCTGCTGACCGCGACCGACCCGGACGTGCCGCTGGAGATCCGGATGGACTCCCAGTACGCCATGAAGGCCGTCACCACCTGGCTGCCCGGCTGGAAGCGCAACGGCTGGAAGACCTCCGCGGGTAAGCCGGTCGCCAACCAGGACCTCGTCGTACGGATCGACGAACTGCTCGACGGCCGTTCGGTCGAGTTCCGTTACGTCCCCGCCCACCAGGTCGACGGCGATCCGCTCAACGACTTCGCCGACCGCGCGGCCAGCCAGGCGGCGATCGTCCAGGAGCCCGCGAGCAGCGAACTGGGCTCGCCCCCTCCGCCGCCGTCGCCGGACACCCCGAAAAAGACCGACCGCCCCGCCCGGGCCAAGTCGCCCAAGCGGAGCGGTGGTTCGTCCTCACGTACGATCAAGGCCAAGTTCCCCGGCCGGTGTCTGTGCGGACGTCCTTACGCGGCGGGCGAGCCCATCGCCAAGAACACGCAGGGCTGGGGGCACCCGGAGTGCCGTACGGAAGCGGCCGGTTAG
- a CDS encoding ATP-binding protein, translating into MPDAPDFRRLFDSNLSPLLVLTPDFVIVEVNRAYLAATRTGRGIVGRPVFEVFPDNPEDPSADGVANLRRSLETVVASGRTDTMALQRYDIPGDEEGAFAERYWSPVNAPVLDDEGRVTHIIHRVEDVTEFVHLRRVGREQQRAVADAQMRAEGMEIDLFVRAREIREVNEQLSRVNAELDAAGRRLREEQRAKDRFIATLSHELRNPLAAATAATELLALDMPEGHPALAVLERQLGTLARMSNDLLDGTRAVTGRLELVREPVDLRSVVDGACADIGGLFAHEHRTLDVRLPAAPLVVDGDRLRLAQVLTNLLSNALKYTRPGGRTEVELAAGGGQARLAVRDDGIGFEPGQAEELFGVFMRAAPAGPDTPEGLGLGLAVARTITELHHGRIGARSDGPGRGATFTVVLPTTDCTAPPRPRPTAARSVHRRLSVLIVEDNEDLAATYHTLLERQGHRVSTVHTGTAALAATEAQAFDVVLCDLGLSDIDGYTVARRVRGRPGGERPRLIAVSGFSQGTDRALSRAAGFDAHLTKPLPLTELMDVLERPEGD; encoded by the coding sequence ATGCCCGACGCCCCGGACTTCCGGCGCCTGTTCGACTCGAACCTGTCCCCGTTGCTCGTGCTGACCCCCGACTTCGTCATCGTCGAGGTCAACCGCGCTTATCTGGCGGCCACGCGCACCGGGCGCGGCATCGTCGGGAGGCCGGTCTTCGAGGTGTTCCCCGACAATCCCGAGGACCCCTCGGCCGACGGCGTGGCCAATCTGCGGCGCTCCCTGGAGACGGTCGTGGCGAGCGGCCGTACGGACACCATGGCCCTGCAGCGCTACGACATCCCGGGCGACGAGGAGGGTGCCTTCGCCGAGCGGTACTGGAGCCCGGTCAACGCGCCGGTCCTGGACGACGAGGGGCGGGTGACGCACATCATCCACCGGGTCGAGGACGTCACGGAGTTCGTGCATCTGCGGCGGGTGGGGCGGGAGCAGCAGCGGGCCGTGGCCGACGCGCAGATGCGCGCGGAGGGCATGGAGATCGACCTGTTCGTGCGGGCGCGGGAGATCCGCGAGGTGAACGAGCAGCTGAGCCGGGTCAACGCCGAGCTGGACGCGGCGGGCCGCAGGCTGCGGGAGGAGCAGCGGGCCAAGGACCGCTTCATCGCCACCCTCTCGCACGAGTTGCGCAACCCCCTCGCGGCCGCGACCGCGGCCACCGAACTGCTCGCCCTCGACATGCCGGAGGGGCATCCGGCGCTGGCCGTCCTGGAGCGGCAGCTCGGCACGCTGGCCCGGATGAGCAACGACCTCCTGGACGGCACCCGGGCGGTGACCGGGCGGCTGGAACTGGTGCGGGAACCGGTCGACCTGCGCTCGGTCGTGGACGGCGCCTGCGCGGACATCGGCGGCCTGTTCGCGCACGAGCACCGCACCCTCGACGTACGGCTGCCCGCGGCTCCCCTCGTCGTGGACGGCGACCGGCTGCGGCTCGCGCAGGTGCTGACGAACCTGCTGTCGAACGCGCTCAAGTACACCCGGCCGGGCGGCCGCACCGAGGTGGAGCTCGCGGCCGGGGGCGGTCAGGCGCGGCTGGCTGTGCGGGACGACGGCATCGGCTTCGAGCCCGGTCAGGCCGAGGAACTGTTCGGGGTGTTCATGCGGGCCGCCCCCGCCGGCCCCGACACGCCGGAGGGCCTGGGTCTGGGGCTCGCCGTAGCGCGGACGATCACGGAACTGCACCACGGAAGGATCGGCGCGCGCAGCGACGGGCCCGGCCGGGGGGCGACGTTCACGGTGGTCCTGCCGACGACCGACTGCACGGCCCCGCCGCGCCCCCGGCCCACGGCCGCCCGGTCCGTGCACCGCCGGCTGTCCGTGCTGATCGTGGAGGACAACGAGGACCTGGCCGCGACCTACCACACGCTGCTGGAGCGGCAGGGCCACCGGGTGTCGACCGTGCACACCGGGACCGCCGCGCTCGCCGCGACCGAGGCGCAGGCGTTCGACGTCGTCCTGTGCGACCTGGGGTTGTCTGACATCGACGGCTACACGGTCGCCCGCCGGGTACGGGGCCGGCCGGGCGGTGAGCGGCCGCGGCTCATCGCGGTCTCCGGCTTCAGCCAGGGCACCGACCGGGCGCTGTCCCGGGCGGCCGGGTTCGACGCCCATCTGACCAAGCCGCTGCCGCTGACCGAGCTGATGGACGTCCTGGAGCGTCCGGAAGGCGACTGA
- a CDS encoding STAS domain-containing protein, with amino-acid sequence MHDNDLSPVVTASWPPPPAGHGLLRDADGLVLAELHGEIDLANAHRLRCWLDSLVALAAPAYVVDLRPVAFVDSTGLNLLLRLRRRVLEGGATFSVLCTPGTRRLLAAHGTLELFDAR; translated from the coding sequence GTGCACGACAACGATCTGAGCCCCGTCGTCACCGCCTCCTGGCCGCCACCGCCCGCCGGCCACGGCCTCCTGCGCGACGCGGACGGCCTGGTCCTCGCCGAACTCCACGGTGAGATCGACCTCGCCAACGCCCACCGACTGCGCTGCTGGCTCGACTCCCTCGTGGCCCTCGCCGCACCGGCGTACGTCGTCGACCTGCGCCCGGTCGCCTTCGTCGACTCCACGGGCCTCAACCTGCTGCTGCGCCTGCGCCGCCGGGTGCTGGAGGGCGGCGCGACGTTCTCCGTGCTGTGCACCCCCGGCACTCGGCGGCTGCTGGCCGCCCACGGCACGCTGGAGCTGTTCGACGCGCGGTAG
- a CDS encoding ATP-dependent Clp protease proteolytic subunit, with product MTSIRAEEGDTPPTRFDDQLAAQLLAQRIVLLGTQVDEVSANRICSQLLVLSAEDPRTDISLCINSPGGSVYAGLAIYDTMRLIPNDVSTLAMGFAASMGQFLLCGGAPGKRYALPNARIMMHQGSAGIGGTTADIEIQAENLEHSKRTMERLLAENTGQTPETIAHDGDRDRWFTAEEAREYGMVDRVLESLADVRPAASRRRMGL from the coding sequence ATGACTTCCATCCGGGCCGAGGAGGGCGACACCCCTCCCACCCGCTTCGACGACCAACTGGCCGCCCAGCTCCTCGCCCAGCGCATCGTGCTGCTGGGCACCCAGGTCGACGAGGTCTCCGCCAACCGGATCTGCTCGCAGCTGCTGGTCCTGTCCGCGGAGGACCCCCGCACCGACATCAGCCTGTGCATCAACAGCCCGGGCGGCTCGGTGTACGCGGGACTCGCGATCTACGACACGATGCGGCTGATCCCGAACGACGTCTCGACGCTCGCCATGGGCTTCGCGGCGAGCATGGGCCAGTTCCTGCTCTGCGGCGGCGCACCCGGCAAGCGGTACGCCCTGCCGAACGCGCGGATCATGATGCACCAGGGCTCCGCGGGCATCGGCGGCACCACCGCCGACATCGAGATCCAGGCGGAGAACCTGGAGCACAGCAAGCGGACCATGGAGCGTCTCCTCGCCGAGAACACGGGCCAGACACCGGAGACGATCGCCCACGACGGCGACCGCGACCGCTGGTTCACGGCCGAGGAGGCCAGGGAGTACGGCATGGTGGACCGGGTCCTGGAGTCCCTCGCGGACGTCCGCCCGGCCGCCTCCAGGCGACGGATGGGGCTCTGA
- a CDS encoding helix-turn-helix transcriptional regulator: protein MSSQAPNQARVIPLRPQSARPGTARPVSARPATTPPREPTRETREPLWRDLVGDVLRRERLAQERTLKDVADAARISMPYLSEVERGRKEASSEVLAAAAHALGLGLGDLLSLAQGELTRHPAHGRNAVPGSPYDGMCLAA, encoded by the coding sequence GTGAGCAGCCAAGCGCCGAACCAAGCCCGCGTGATCCCCCTGCGCCCGCAGTCCGCGCGCCCGGGGACCGCCCGCCCAGTGTCCGCACGCCCCGCCACGACACCACCGCGGGAGCCCACCAGGGAGACCAGGGAGCCCCTGTGGCGTGACCTCGTCGGGGACGTCCTGCGCCGCGAGCGCCTCGCCCAGGAGCGCACGCTCAAGGACGTGGCCGACGCGGCCCGGATCTCCATGCCCTACCTCTCCGAAGTGGAGCGCGGCCGCAAGGAGGCCTCCTCCGAGGTCCTCGCGGCCGCCGCCCACGCCCTGGGCCTCGGCCTCGGCGATCTGCTCTCCCTGGCCCAGGGCGAGCTCACCCGGCACCCCGCGCACGGCCGCAACGCGGTACCGGGATCGCCGTACGACGGGATGTGCCTGGCGGCCTGA
- a CDS encoding tyrosinase cofactor, translating to MPELTRRTALTATAALAATAVAAPHASAEEHHHGSPEPFDEVYKGRRIQGRSTGGHHGGYRVTVDGAELHLMRNADGTWISVVSHYDPVPTPRAAARAAVDELQGARLLPFPAN from the coding sequence ATGCCGGAACTCACCCGCCGTACCGCGCTCACCGCCACGGCCGCCCTCGCGGCGACGGCCGTGGCCGCCCCGCACGCGTCCGCCGAGGAGCACCACCACGGATCCCCGGAGCCCTTCGACGAGGTCTACAAGGGCCGCCGGATACAGGGCCGTTCCACCGGGGGCCACCACGGCGGCTACCGGGTGACGGTCGACGGCGCGGAGCTGCACCTGATGCGCAACGCCGACGGCACCTGGATCAGTGTCGTCAGCCACTACGACCCGGTACCCACCCCGCGCGCCGCCGCACGGGCCGCCGTCGACGAGCTCCAGGGCGCACGGCTGCTGCCGTTCCCCGCCAACTGA
- a CDS encoding SGNH/GDSL hydrolase family protein, which yields MRTPWIVGLLAAVLLLGACGDPSDGPETAPPTPDVSRAATTHQRAQSAPSASAAVVAPKVLYLGDSLATEAQQVLGQELRRELRATYTSAPYSGTTPCDYLEGTGKKSLVPDRDKAAALVRARHPDVVVLQFWGNAWGYTWCMDGISHAASPQRYFSRYRADLRRLTDQIAAAGGGHRPRIVWVAQGPDPITPDRVRRVNELYEEQAAASGDVVADAGATVAPGGSRYTWVQYLPCTSDEREHAGYCTQPDRDRTALHLDKDYLHFCLAPTTSTPRPCPVRSPGILRMAREITRVIGSS from the coding sequence ATGCGGACACCGTGGATCGTGGGGTTGTTGGCCGCAGTCCTGCTGCTCGGCGCCTGCGGCGACCCCTCGGACGGACCGGAGACCGCGCCGCCGACCCCGGACGTCTCGCGAGCGGCCACCACGCACCAGCGCGCCCAGTCCGCGCCGAGCGCCTCCGCGGCCGTCGTCGCCCCCAAGGTGCTGTACCTCGGCGACTCGCTCGCCACGGAGGCCCAGCAGGTCCTCGGGCAGGAGCTGCGCCGGGAGCTGCGGGCGACGTACACGAGCGCGCCGTACTCGGGGACCACGCCGTGCGACTACCTGGAGGGCACCGGCAAGAAGTCGCTGGTGCCCGACCGCGACAAGGCGGCCGCGCTGGTCCGGGCGCGGCACCCGGACGTCGTGGTGCTGCAGTTCTGGGGCAACGCGTGGGGCTACACGTGGTGCATGGACGGGATCAGCCATGCCGCCTCGCCGCAGAGGTACTTCAGCAGGTACCGGGCCGACCTTCGCCGGCTGACCGACCAGATCGCGGCGGCGGGCGGTGGGCATCGGCCGCGGATCGTGTGGGTGGCGCAGGGCCCGGACCCGATCACCCCGGACCGGGTCCGGCGTGTGAACGAGCTCTACGAGGAGCAGGCGGCCGCCTCGGGGGACGTGGTCGCGGACGCGGGTGCGACGGTGGCGCCCGGCGGATCCCGGTACACCTGGGTGCAGTACCTGCCCTGCACCTCCGACGAGCGCGAGCACGCCGGCTACTGCACCCAGCCGGACCGGGACCGGACCGCCCTGCACCTCGACAAGGACTACCTGCACTTCTGTCTGGCGCCCACGACGTCCACGCCCCGGCCCTGCCCGGTCCGCTCCCCCGGCATCCTGCGGATGGCCCGGGAGATCACACGGGTGATCGGCTCGTCCTGA
- a CDS encoding SRPBCC family protein, with product MSQVEESIEVGVPVHTAYNQWTQFETFPEFMSGVERIEQRTDTLTHWVTNVHGVHKEFDAEITEQIPDERVAWTTITGDAKQAGAVTFHRLDETHTKVMLQMDFHPDSITEKVGDKLGFVKRQTKSDLERFKTFIEERGRETGEWRGAVI from the coding sequence GTGTCGCAGGTCGAGGAATCCATCGAGGTCGGCGTGCCGGTGCACACCGCCTACAACCAGTGGACGCAGTTCGAGACGTTCCCCGAGTTCATGAGCGGGGTCGAGCGCATCGAACAGCGCACCGACACGCTCACGCACTGGGTGACCAACGTCCACGGGGTGCACAAGGAGTTCGACGCGGAGATCACGGAGCAGATCCCGGACGAGCGGGTCGCGTGGACCACGATCACCGGCGATGCCAAGCAGGCCGGCGCGGTGACCTTCCACCGGCTCGACGAGACCCACACCAAGGTGATGCTCCAGATGGACTTCCATCCGGACAGCATCACCGAGAAGGTGGGCGACAAGCTCGGCTTCGTGAAGCGCCAGACCAAGAGCGACCTGGAGCGCTTCAAGACGTTCATCGAGGAGCGCGGCCGCGAGACCGGCGAGTGGCGCGGGGCGGTCATCTAA
- a CDS encoding tyrosinase family protein has protein sequence MTVRKNQATLTADEKRRFVAAVLELKRSGRYDTFVTTHNGFIMSDTDNGERTGHRSPSFLPWHRRFLLDFERALQSVDASVALPYWDWSTDRSPRASLWGPDFLGGTGRSRDGRVTDGPFAADSGDWPINVRVDARTYLRRSLGAGVRDLPTRAEVESVLSMATYDMAPWNSASDGFRNHLEGWRGVNLHNRVHVWVGGQMATGVSPNDPVFWLHHAFVDKLWARWQRRHPDSRYLPAAGTPDVVDLDETMRPWNDVRPSDLLDHTPHYTFDTE, from the coding sequence ATGACCGTCCGCAAGAACCAGGCCACCCTGACCGCCGACGAGAAGCGGCGGTTCGTCGCCGCCGTCCTGGAGCTGAAGCGCAGCGGCCGCTACGACACGTTCGTCACCACGCACAACGGCTTCATCATGTCCGACACCGACAACGGCGAGCGCACCGGTCACCGTTCGCCCTCCTTCCTGCCCTGGCACCGCAGGTTCCTGCTCGACTTCGAGCGCGCCCTGCAGTCGGTGGACGCCTCGGTGGCACTCCCCTACTGGGACTGGAGCACCGACCGCAGCCCGCGCGCCTCGCTGTGGGGTCCCGACTTCCTCGGCGGCACCGGGCGCAGCCGGGACGGGCGGGTGACGGACGGCCCGTTCGCCGCCGACAGCGGCGACTGGCCCATCAACGTGCGGGTCGACGCCCGTACGTATCTCAGACGCTCCCTCGGCGCCGGCGTACGGGACCTGCCGACCCGGGCCGAGGTGGAGTCGGTGCTGTCCATGGCGACGTACGACATGGCGCCCTGGAACAGCGCGTCGGACGGCTTCCGCAACCATCTGGAGGGCTGGCGCGGGGTCAATCTGCACAACCGGGTCCATGTCTGGGTGGGCGGGCAGATGGCGACCGGGGTCTCCCCCAACGATCCGGTGTTCTGGCTCCACCACGCCTTCGTGGACAAGCTGTGGGCCCGGTGGCAGCGCAGGCATCCGGACTCCCGCTATCTGCCGGCCGCCGGAACACCCGATGTCGTCGATCTCGACGAGACCATGAGGCCGTGGAACGACGTGCGCCCCTCCGACCTCCTCGACCACACACCCCACTACACCTTCGACACCGAATAA
- a CDS encoding VOC family protein: MAVQPEGTPCWADAMFSDVEGAKSFYGDVLGWTFGDASSEYGNYTQAYADGKAVAAVVPPMPGQEGQSQWCLYLASPDAAATAGRIRDHGGEVLMEPMQVGDFGTMCLGRDPSGVVFGVWQAGTHEGFEAPPEQPGAYCWAEIYTRDPEKSDTFFPAVFGYTARQMQDDAIDFRMFNLGDHTVLGRMKMTDDFPPEVPAYINVYFSVPDCDDAVARATKLGAVLRFGPMDSPFGRFAALSDPQGASFSVIDVTTTQGDMPQISDVP; encoded by the coding sequence ATGGCCGTACAACCTGAGGGAACCCCCTGTTGGGCCGATGCGATGTTCAGTGACGTCGAGGGAGCCAAGAGCTTCTACGGCGACGTCCTCGGCTGGACCTTCGGCGACGCGTCGTCGGAGTACGGCAACTACACGCAGGCCTACGCGGACGGCAAGGCGGTCGCCGCCGTCGTTCCGCCGATGCCAGGACAGGAGGGCCAGTCGCAGTGGTGCCTGTATCTCGCCTCGCCGGACGCGGCCGCCACCGCCGGCAGGATCCGTGACCACGGCGGCGAAGTGCTCATGGAGCCCATGCAGGTCGGCGACTTCGGCACGATGTGCCTGGGGCGCGACCCGAGCGGCGTCGTCTTCGGTGTGTGGCAGGCGGGCACCCACGAGGGCTTCGAGGCGCCGCCGGAGCAGCCGGGCGCTTACTGCTGGGCCGAGATCTACACCCGTGACCCCGAGAAGTCCGACACCTTCTTCCCGGCCGTCTTCGGCTACACCGCCCGGCAGATGCAGGACGACGCGATCGACTTCCGCATGTTCAACCTCGGTGACCACACCGTGCTCGGCCGCATGAAGATGACGGACGACTTCCCGCCCGAGGTGCCGGCCTACATCAACGTCTACTTCTCGGTCCCCGACTGCGACGACGCGGTGGCCCGCGCCACCAAGCTCGGCGCCGTCCTGAGGTTCGGGCCGATGGACTCGCCCTTCGGCCGGTTCGCGGCCCTCAGCGACCCGCAGGGCGCGAGTTTCTCGGTGATCGACGTGACCACGACCCAGGGCGACATGCCCCAGATCTCCGACGTGCCCTAG